Proteins from a genomic interval of Salmo salar chromosome ssa14, Ssal_v3.1, whole genome shotgun sequence:
- the LOC106569602 gene encoding U6 snRNA-associated Sm-like protein LSm7 isoform X2, with amino-acid sequence MICPRPKDRNKEGEKKKKESIFDLSKYIDKQIRVKFQGGREASGVLKGFDPLLNLVLDSTIEYLRDPDDQFKLTEDTRQLGLVVCRGTSVVLICPQDGMEAIPNPFIQQQDG; translated from the exons GACAGAAACaaggaaggagagaagaaaaagaaggagagcATCTTTGACCTGTCCAAGTACATCGATAAACAAATCCGTGTCAAGTTCCAGGGAGGACGAGAGG CCAGTGGAGTCCTAAAGGGGTTTGACCCCCTGTTGAACCTGGTATTGGACAGCACCATCGAGTACTTGCGAG ACCCTGACGACCAGTTCAAGCTGACCGAGGACACGCGACAGCTGGGTCTGGTGGTGTGTCGAGGGACCTCAGTGGTGCTCATCTGTCCTCAGGACGGCATGGAGGCCATCCCCAACCCCTTCATACAACAGCAGGACGGATAG
- the LOC106569602 gene encoding U6 snRNA-associated Sm-like protein LSm7 isoform X3: MADRNKEGEKKKKESIFDLSKYIDKQIRVKFQGGREASGVLKGFDPLLNLVLDSTIEYLRDPDDQFKLTEDTRQLGLVVCRGTSVVLICPQDGMEAIPNPFIQQQDG, translated from the exons GACAGAAACaaggaaggagagaagaaaaagaaggagagcATCTTTGACCTGTCCAAGTACATCGATAAACAAATCCGTGTCAAGTTCCAGGGAGGACGAGAGG CCAGTGGAGTCCTAAAGGGGTTTGACCCCCTGTTGAACCTGGTATTGGACAGCACCATCGAGTACTTGCGAG ACCCTGACGACCAGTTCAAGCTGACCGAGGACACGCGACAGCTGGGTCTGGTGGTGTGTCGAGGGACCTCAGTGGTGCTCATCTGTCCTCAGGACGGCATGGAGGCCATCCCCAACCCCTTCATACAACAGCAGGACGGATAG
- the LOC106569602 gene encoding U6 snRNA-associated Sm-like protein LSm7 isoform X1, translating to MGARSAFPDRNKEGEKKKKESIFDLSKYIDKQIRVKFQGGREASGVLKGFDPLLNLVLDSTIEYLRDPDDQFKLTEDTRQLGLVVCRGTSVVLICPQDGMEAIPNPFIQQQDG from the exons ATGGGCGCTAGATCAGCATTCCCG GACAGAAACaaggaaggagagaagaaaaagaaggagagcATCTTTGACCTGTCCAAGTACATCGATAAACAAATCCGTGTCAAGTTCCAGGGAGGACGAGAGG CCAGTGGAGTCCTAAAGGGGTTTGACCCCCTGTTGAACCTGGTATTGGACAGCACCATCGAGTACTTGCGAG ACCCTGACGACCAGTTCAAGCTGACCGAGGACACGCGACAGCTGGGTCTGGTGGTGTGTCGAGGGACCTCAGTGGTGCTCATCTGTCCTCAGGACGGCATGGAGGCCATCCCCAACCCCTTCATACAACAGCAGGACGGATAG